The window ATTGGCTAATATGGTAAGTTGCTTTCTCAAGGCTCTACAAGATCAAGATATTTTTGGAAACTCGTTTTAACTCTTTCTTTGTTAGCTTCAGGGTAATCACCAACAGGTTTGGAGACAAAGCGAAGCAGTACCGTATGGGAAGAGTGTGAGCCAAGGTACACGCCCTAACCTAGTCCCTAGGGTTCCATCCTTTAAAGAATCAGAGACATCGGCTGGAGACAGATCTTCAGTAGACGGATACAACTGGAGGAAGTACGGACAGAAGCAAGTCAAAGGAAGTGACTGTCCAAGGAGTTACTACAAATGCACACACCCTAAATGTCCGGTCAAGAAGAAAGTAGAGAGATCAATGGGTGGTCTGGTCTCAGAGATTGTGTATCAAGGTGAACATAATCACTCTAAACCGTCTTGTCCTCTTCCGCGGCGcgcttcatcatcatcctcttcagGGTTTCAGAGACCACAACGAGAGCTAGCTTCGGAAGGATCAATAGGACAAGACTCTAGTAATGTTTGTTTCCATCCTCTTTGGAGCAATCAAAGCAATGACTCATCTAAAAGCATAGCAGAGAAGATGAATGAGGGTTGTGTAATAACACCATTCGAGTTTGCTGTTCCAAGATCGGCGAACTCGACTGGTGGGACTTCAGATTCTGGTTGTAGAAGTAGTAGCCAGTGTGATGAAGGAGAGCTTGATGATCCTAGCAGAAGCAAGAGAAGGTAAGATTATATTGTTTCAGACACCACTTTCTGCATTTAGGCTTACACTGAGTTTGTTGATGATAGCAGGAAGAACGAGAAGCAAGCAAGTCAAACAGGAGTATCACAAAGCTCAGTGGAATCAGACAGTCTTGAAGATGGATTCAGGTGGAGGAAGTACGGTCAAAAAGTGGTTGGAGGCAATGCGCATCCGAGAAGTTATTACAGATGCACGAGTGCAAACTGCAGAGCAAGGAAACATGTTGAGAGAGCTAGTGATGATCCAAGAGCTTTCATTACAACCTATGAAGGTAAACACAATCACCATTTGAACTTGAGACCTCCAACTTCGCCTACTCTTCCCTTTACCTCCTCACAACATTCTAATCAAGCCATTTGATGATGACTCCTCCATTGATGCTTCTTCTTCAATCTTCATAGCACATTTGATTAATCAATCAATTTCTTGTTTCCATTgtgaatttattttattttacatcaaAGTTGTAAGGACGAGAAGATAATTGTTATTTGATAAACAACAGAAAAAAAGCAAATAAAAAGagtgtttcattttaattgcgACGAACAGATATTAGTACACAACCATTTTGTGTATTCCTTTTATTTATTAAGTATATTGGGGGTGATTAGTGTATATTGCAGTAATGTGGAGTggcatatgtatatatatataatcattgtAATTAAACAACTTTTAGATTAGAGATACCTACTTATATAAAGATCAAATATTCTTAAAGATGAAACCATTTGATCAAGAACAAAAGTGGTTTAAAGCGTCAAAACTTCATCCAAGATAGAGAAGAAACTTTTTAAATGTATCCAAAAGCTAATGAAAACAGCACAAAGAGGTCTTTGAGATACAATGCAAACTCAGGGAAAATGAAGATCCCTTAACGGTTGGCCTTAGCAACTCTCTCAATCTCATCTTTCTTCTTGATGGCATAGCTGCAAAGACAGACAAGACAAGATGCTATTAGTATTAGCTGCTAACAAACACAACTGGGAAGACATTTAGGAGACAGACAATAGAAGGAGTATTACCTGTTGGAAGATCCCTTGGCAGCATTGATGAGCTCATCAGCAAGGCACTCAGCGATTGTCTTGATGTTTCTGAAGGCAGCTTCACGTGCACCAGTGGTGAGCAAGAAGATAGCTTGGTTCACACGTCTTAGAGGAGAGATATCAACGGCCTGCCTCCTAACCACACCAGCCGATCCAATCCTAGTAGCATCTTCACGTGGACCACTGTCTCACCCAATAAACAAACATCATGAGAAAACCATTCATAGAGGCAACACGCAATAATGTACAAAGTTTCAGTGACTTACCTGTTAACAATGGCGTCAATGATAACTTGAATGGGGTTGGCGTCAGTCAAGAGGTGGATAATCTCCATGGCGTGCTTGATGATCCTCACAGCCATCAACTTCTTACCGTTGTTCCTCCCGTGCATCATGAGAGAGTTAGTGAGCCTCTCAACAATAGGGCATTGAGCCTTCCTGAACCTCTTCACAGAGTATCTTCCAGCGGTGTGGGGAACAAAGGTTGCGTGTTTCGCCGGCTGAACACCAATGTAGTCAACAAGACTAATGTCTGTGACCTACAATAACACGAATACACATCAAAAAACCAGAATGTATTGACAAGAAATAAAAGACAAAAACTTTTCGGAcaagaaacaaaacattaattaaGTTACACATCTTCATGAGTAATATCTAATTTCCAACAAAATGCAACTCTAGCATCATAATAGACTTCAGCCTAATCATTTGCAATACTAAGAAGAACATAGCCATTGATGAAAACTTGAAATttagtaaacaaaaaaataaaccaaacagCATCTCAAGACCAAGAATGTAAACaaaagacaattttttttttcggacAAGAAACAAAACATTAGCTAAGTTATTCATCTTTATGAGTTATGTCTAATTCAGACAATGAAGCTAATGTAACTCTCGAATCATAATAGATTAATGATGCCAAGGGTAGAGAGGAAATTACCGAAACGTCATCGAAGCTCCAGCGGTTGAAGAGCTTGACTTCGTTGGTAAGCTGCTGCTGAATCTCAGCGTCGATTTCTACGGCGGCGGCCATGGCTGGGAAGGACAACAGAGGATTAGCTGAGAACACGCAATATACGGAGCTACAAGAGAACCGACAAAGCAGAGGAAGATGAAAGGAATAATACCTTAAACTCTGTAAGTGTCGTGTGGAGGAGAGAACTTAGTTTCTTTTCAGCCGCTGCTGCTTGAAGAAGAAGGTGGTTGTTCTAAAATGAATTAATCGAAACCCTAAATCTCTTGGATGAATTTATTGGACCCAGATGGGCTCGAATAATGGGCCCATTGGGTTTTGTCTACTTATGACTGATGGTCCATCATTTTTGTATTCACTCTCTCTTTCTCGAAATGGACGTCTTAACTATACTAATAGCCGGTTTCTTGTATAGAAGCTAACGATGATCATAGCCTCATAGGCATGCAGACCGGTTCAAGTTATCTCTATTGCCATCAACAATGCTAGGATCTTGAGTTTGCAAATTTACTGTAAGGACATGCACTTACTCATTTTGTCACACCGTTTACAACACTCAACACAATTCCAATGcaaattttattcataaaatcaCGGACATTATAGATATACTAATGCATCAAAACCATAATATCAAACATAATTAGACGACTAGTTCAGtagaaatgaaaaaagaaaaaaaaaaaaaaaaaaaagaacacaagCCAATCTCTGAATTGTAATGAATGGTATAATTTATGCGGTAACATGACTAGTTTCCAAGACACGTCACTTTCATTCTttgataacaaaaataaaacacaagaAAGAGACAGACGTGTGTCGTCCTCACTATATCTACTAACACTTTGAATTTAATACTACTGCCCAACTCAAATGTGTCCCTAAACCCCAATTAATCCCTTCATGGTCACATGCCCCTTCTCCttcctttctctttttctcCATTTTTCCTCTCTACCTTCTTCAGTTTCATGCCTTAATCCATCAAGATTccacaaaatattatactatataGTATTATTAGTAGCTGTAGCTTCAGGGAGAAACTGTTCTGAAATTTGAATCAAGGTTGTTTAGGGGATGAGAAATGTATCTCTTGATTCTTGAACGCTTAAACTGTATCTGACCAGTTTAAAAAGTCTTCACCAGCCTGTGATTCTCCTTCATGACTTGAGGTTGAATCAACAACACTTGCTTCACCAGAGGACCCATCTTTGAGCGTTGAACTTGGCTTTTTCTCCACGGAATCAACATTTTCAGTTGCTTGATCACTTTTATCCTCCTtcacattttcattttcatgggtttctttttcttcttctccttcttcttccttggaCGCTGAAGTGGAAACAGATGACAAACAAGAAGCTTCAGATGAACTCTCAGAACTGCGGGACCCTTTTATGGATTCAAGCTTTCTCATCAGATACTTTAGTCGCTTCTCAGCTTTCTCCCTTAATCTGATCTCTTCTTTCAGATGTTCCTCCAGCTCCTCCATCTGTTTTCAAGAGATTTATATGTTGTCTTTGAAACAAAAATCACATGGAAGTGAACAGAGCAAGTGTCTCTCTCTCTTGGTACTTGAGCAACAAGAATGCCTCTTTAATGGTTTTAATGGATAGAAAggtttgaccccaaaaaaaaaaaaagaatgactCTTTATTGGTTCTTGACTAGACTCAGATCTTGAAACAGAAGCTTTCTTAAAACAAGAATTACCTTTTTGGTAATGAGCTCTGCTTCTTCTTTAGCAGACCTTGAAACTTGCCTCTCAGCAAGTAGTCTCCCTCTTAGACACTCCACGGTTCTCAGGCcttccttctcttcttcctccatcTTCTTACTTGCAGAGCTTGTTCTCAGTAGACCTCTATATAGAATTTCTTATAGGGTAAATTCATACAATACTAACAAACAcatttatatatagagagagacagaAACCCACCTGCATCTTGTGTTGTAATTGAAGGTATCAATTGTCATACAgcttttcttttaaatattcaACAACCAGAACCAAAGTGGTAAAAGCTTATAGCTGAACTTCACTACTAACTGCAAAAAGGGTAAACTAACAATAATAAGACCAATGTGATGTTATATCATGTCATTATGATTAACATTTATTATTCATTCAGTAAGGAACATATCAACTTACCACAATACTCTTCCACAGATCCAAACCCACTAACTTGAGAGACAACAAACCTACACCCCCCCagaaaatttgaagttatatTTGAAAGAAAAACAGATTCTGTTGTGTAGGGACAATAAATAAGCTTGTTTGTAAGCAAAACGACAGTTACCTTTGATATTTTGGCAGAGACAGGAATCTGCAATTCTCCCGTGAGTTTGTAAACCTCTCGCACTTCAAAGacctttatcaaaaaaaaaactataattataAGTTTCACTGTTACGTTATTATATGAGACGACAAAAATCATGTGAACAAGAGGAATCACACTGATTGGTGTTGCTAAGATATAAATCCATAATGTTCTTTGACGTTAattccaaaggaaaaaaaaacataactgtTATACTCTTCTAGCTGTACCAAGTGTCACAAATCTCTTTGTCAAAAATATCACACTCTccaaaagtaaaattttaaaagtttcatGGTTGCATTTATATGTGTATTCATTTGTTATGCTTCTTGTGTTAGGCGGCATTTCACTATTGTTGATGTATCAAAAACAAGACGGGAGTATAAGTTTCGGACGGTACCGACATTAATAAATTTAGGGGGAAAATCTTGTGACCCTCCATAGATCTAAAACTCAATATGCATGCAGAATATTAATGCTCCCAACCTCTCATTGGGATTTAGGAATACCACCACTTCAATCAAGATCACTTAATAACTCTCAAGTTATTAGCTTTTGGGTTTAATTTTACTAACTGTTCAACTACAACAACAAAGGGGAAAGTACAAATCATGGGAAAATAAatcatttgaaaataaatagcaACTCTTTGAAAATCCCCCACAAAGGACAAAAATCATTACATAGTAACTCCCTTAGTAGCCCACCAGGAATTATTTTGAACTCAATTAACTTGAGGGGAAGTAAATGCATAGGAGATGATGTTTAACAAAGATCAATAAGATTCATCAAGCTCTTTTTCTTGATATATTCTTGTCACTCATTGACTCAACCAAACCCTCTATTACCCAATACATCTCTGATTCGCCAGAGCGCGCACAAGCTGAAAGAATAGCTGTTAGTGTTGGAGCAGCCATGGTTAATAGTATCATGGCTTCTCGACttgatgtttttttaataatccaTACTTTCAACAACCTTTTAAAAATTGTCTGAAAATGAAAAGCCAACCATTTTATGTCTTACAAGTTTAACCATCATCTCAACAGGGTAAAAAGAAAGAACTTCTGACAACATGAACTTAAGAAGATCCAACGCAAACATACATAAAAGAGAAAGGAAATATCTGGGGCAGTCTCATTCAATAGTACAACATGCTAGAGCACCTGCAACCCTGAGGCCATGAGCCATCAAAGTCAAGGAGACTCGCTTCCTCTAGGTGAAGCACGGTTGGCCTCGTAATCATCATCAACGGGGCTCCGGTCTTCTCTCGGACTGTCGGCACTGCGTCCCACAGCAGGACTGGCAACAGTGTTTCTTCCATTACCATTGTCTTGAGGGCTGCTACCACCATCATGGTCTGATCCTGCTGGCTTTTCAAGCTTTGGAGAAGGTGGAGGGCTCCCGTCTATGATCCTTGGGCTACCTTCATCATCCATAATCGGACTACGGTCTCTGCCTCTTGGCGATAGAGAGTCCTCCATTCTCTTCGGACTGCGAGATCTCTCCTCTacacttctctctcttcttttcacAGGGGATCTTGATCGGCTGaccataaaagaaaaatatcaagTCAAGTGGAGTCGCTAAAAGGgtataaaccaaaaacaacgCTTAGAGGGATCATGTTCTTAGGTTCTAACCATCGAAACATCTAAATACAAACCAGTAAGTTGGAAGTttacaagaaagaaaacaaacctgtAGCTTCGGCTACGGCTAAGGCTCCTGCTACGGCTTGGGCTTCTTCTACGACGAGGAGAACGGGATCTTACAGGTGACCTGGAGTAGCTTCCACTCCGCCTATAACATACAACCAAAAAATGTTACAACGATTTCATCTTGCTCAATCGAAATAATCTAcaatatatgatattttgaatACCTAAGCTTCTTGGGACTGTTTTTGCAGTTTCTCTCAATGTGTCCTCTTTCACCACAGCGGTAACACTTGTTCTTCCAGTCTCCTGCAGTGCAGTCTCGAGCCCAATGACCGTCAAGACCACAGTTAAAGCAGCGACCTGATCCAGGAGGTGGGCCTCTGCTGTCATAATCCCGAGAGCCACGAGGTGCCTATCATACAACCATATGATATATCCATGACTTTGACAAACACGGTAAGAGCCTTGAATAGAGAGATCCAAACTAAATAATACTCACCCCTCTTGAAAACTCCACTGTGATGCGACTTCCGTCAAAGTCTCTTCCATCCAAGTAATGTCTCGCGTCATCAGCATCACGGGGATCACTAAACTCCTGTTTTCATAGGGAAAAAAAGCAACATGCAGAGTGTGTATGTGACCACATCATGCATAGttcacaacaacaaaaacaactaTGACCAACGGAACTTGTTAATATAAGAGATTCTACTTACAACAAAAGCATAATCCCGCTTCATATCCACATCTCGCACTCTGAGAAAGAAATTGTTGGCAGAAAAGGTAAGGCCATCGTTACTTTAAACACCATTATAGAGACTGAGTCTCCATGTTCCATCAAAACACTTAGTAAAAAACACACTACAAACAGAACCGCCGAGGCGTCCTCTATACACCTGGCGAGAATTTCCGCCAAGAGCACCCATTCATCACACACCAATCATCAAACACCATTCATCAAATACCTCCAGGTTTAGGCAAAATCCCAGAGACCTTCAATAAGATCATCCAAGTTAAAAGCATAGACTATATACCCTAGATCCTTAATTTTTCCTCACGTATACAAAAAAACTAGAACTATTCTCCTCGATACTTATTACACGATAACAAACAAACATTCTCAGAAATCAACAAAGTTAGTGTCAAAAGCACATACCTATATGGctatatccatatttttttttctcaaaagatACAAATATCAAAAAGCAGTATATTACTAGAACTATGCCACTCGATGCTTAGCGCAATAACAAACAAACTTTTCAGAAATTCAAAAACATTCATCACCAACACATAGAAATCAAAACATTCGTTTCAGATACAAGAGATAAAGAAGAA of the Brassica rapa cultivar Chiifu-401-42 chromosome A03, CAAS_Brap_v3.01, whole genome shotgun sequence genome contains:
- the LOC103857671 gene encoding WRKY transcription factor 44 isoform X3, which codes for MEVKESKRVVIAKPVASRPSFTSIRTFANLLTDSVTVSPPHETVDAAIRPKTLRFKQPAAAAASVSCPQVEGNDKGKSCDDSDTKSYVVYKPKAKLVSQATVSALANMGNHQQVWRQSEAVPYGKSVSQGTRPNLVPRVPSFKESETSAGDRSSVDGYNWRKYGQKQVKGSDCPRSYYKCTHPKCPVKKKVERSMGGLVSEIVYQGEHNHSKPSCPLPRRASSSSSSGFQRPQRELASEGSIGQDSSNVCFHPLWSNQSNDSSKSIAEKMNEGCVITPFEFAVPRSANSTGGTSDSGCRSSSQCDEGELDDPSRSKRSRKNEKQASQTGVSQSSVESDSLEDGFRWRKYGQKVVGGNAHPRSYYRCTSANCRARKHVERASDDPRAFITTYEGKHNHHLNLRPPTSPTLPFTSSQHSNQAI
- the LOC103857675 gene encoding serine/arginine-rich splicing factor RS2Z33; the encoded protein is MPRYDDRYGNTRLYVGHLSSRTRTRDLERLFNRYGRVRDVDMKRDYAFVEFSDPRDADDARHYLDGRDFDGSRITVEFSRGAPRGSRDYDSRGPPPGSGRCFNCGLDGHWARDCTAGDWKNKCYRCGERGHIERNCKNSPKKLRRSGSYSRSPVRSRSPRRRRSPSRSRSLSRSRSYSRSRSPVKRRERSVEERSRSPKRMEDSLSPRGRDRSPIMDDEGSPRIIDGSPPPSPKLEKPAGSDHDGGSSPQDNGNGRNTVASPAVGRSADSPREDRSPVDDDYEANRASPRGSESP
- the LOC103857671 gene encoding WRKY transcription factor 44 isoform X1; the encoded protein is MEVKESKRVVIAKPVASRPSFTSIRTFANLLTDSVTVSPPHETVDAAIRPKTLRFKQPAAAAASVSCPQVEGNDKGKSCDDSDTKSYVVYKPKAKLVSQATVSALANMLQGNHQQVWRQSEAVPYGKSVSQGTRPNLVPRVPSFKESETSAGDRSSVDGYNWRKYGQKQVKGSDCPRSYYKCTHPKCPVKKKVERSMGGLVSEIVYQGEHNHSKPSCPLPRRASSSSSSGFQRPQRELASEGSIGQDSSNVCFHPLWSNQSNDSSKSIAEKMNEGCVITPFEFAVPRSANSTGGTSDSGCRSSSQCDEGELDDPSRSKRSRKNEKQASQTGVSQSSVESDSLEDGFRWRKYGQKVVGGNAHPRSYYRCTSANCRARKHVERASDDPRAFITTYEGKHNHHLNLRPPTSPTLPFTSSQHSNQAI
- the LOC103857671 gene encoding WRKY transcription factor 44 isoform X4, translated to MEVKESKRVVIAKPVASRPSFTSIRTFANLLTDSVTVSPPHETVDAAIRPKTLRFKQPAAAAASVSCPQVEGNDKGKSCDDSDTKSYVVYKPKAKLVSQATVSALANMGNHQQVWRQSEAVPYGKSVSQGTRPNLVPRVPSFKESETSAGDRSSVDGYNWRKYGQKQVKGSDCPRSYYKCTHPKCPVKKKVERSMGGLVSEIVYQGEHNHSKPSCPLPRRASSSSSSGFQRPQRELASEGSIGQDSSNVCFHPLWSNQSNDSSKSIAEKMNEGCVITPFEFAVPRSANSTGGTSDSGCRSSSQCDEGELDDPSRSKRRKNEKQASQTGVSQSSVESDSLEDGFRWRKYGQKVVGGNAHPRSYYRCTSANCRARKHVERASDDPRAFITTYEGKHNHHLNLRPPTSPTLPFTSSQHSNQAI
- the LOC103857673 gene encoding 40S ribosomal protein S5-1 — its product is MAAAVEIDAEIQQQLTNEVKLFNRWSFDDVSVTDISLVDYIGVQPAKHATFVPHTAGRYSVKRFRKAQCPIVERLTNSLMMHGRNNGKKLMAVRIIKHAMEIIHLLTDANPIQVIIDAIVNSGPREDATRIGSAGVVRRQAVDISPLRRVNQAIFLLTTGAREAAFRNIKTIAECLADELINAAKGSSNSYAIKKKDEIERVAKANR
- the LOC103857674 gene encoding myosin-1B-like; the encoded protein is MTIDTFNYNTRCRGLLRTSSASKKMEEEEKEGLRTVECLRGRLLAERQVSRSAKEEAELITKKMEELEEHLKEEIRLREKAEKRLKYLMRKLESIKGSRSSESSSEASCLSSVSTSASKEEEGEEEKETHENENVKEDKSDQATENVDSVEKKPSSTLKDGSSGEASVVDSTSSHEGESQAGEDFLNWSDTV
- the LOC103857671 gene encoding WRKY transcription factor 44 isoform X2; this translates as MEVKESKRVVIAKPVASRPSFTSIRTFANLLTDSVTVSPPHETVDAAIRPKTLRFKQPAAAAASVSCPQVEGNDKGKSCDDSDTKSYVVYKPKAKLVSQATVSALANMLQGNHQQVWRQSEAVPYGKSVSQGTRPNLVPRVPSFKESETSAGDRSSVDGYNWRKYGQKQVKGSDCPRSYYKCTHPKCPVKKKVERSMGGLVSEIVYQGEHNHSKPSCPLPRRASSSSSSGFQRPQRELASEGSIGQDSSNVCFHPLWSNQSNDSSKSIAEKMNEGCVITPFEFAVPRSANSTGGTSDSGCRSSSQCDEGELDDPSRSKRRKNEKQASQTGVSQSSVESDSLEDGFRWRKYGQKVVGGNAHPRSYYRCTSANCRARKHVERASDDPRAFITTYEGKHNHHLNLRPPTSPTLPFTSSQHSNQAI